The DNA segment GCGTCGCCCATGGTGATGATCTTCTTCCGCTCGTCGAAGGCGGCGTTGGAAAGCGAGCGCGTCGGGATGTCGAAGCCGGGATCCTCGCCGCGCTTGGCAGAGCGGGCGACGTCAACGGCCATGCGTTCGAGCTTCTTGCTCGTGTCGACGGGCTTCTTCTTTCGGGTGGTCGTGGTTGCCATCGTGGTCTTCCTTGGTGCTGCTCAAACCTCAGGCGGCGGCGTGTTCGGGTTGGTCGGTGGTGATGGCTGGGCTCTCGCCTTCAGCGGCTGACGCATCTGCGTCTTCGTCCTCGTCGTCATCGCGCTCGATGACGACGACGTTCGCGTCGCCGTCCAGCTTGCCGGCCTTCTTGGCGGGTTTGATGAAGTTGCCCTCGTCGTCGAGCTGCCGATCGGCCGTCTCGGTGCGGCTTCTGGCGACGTTCTTGAGGTCTTCGAAGAGCTTTTCGGGGTCGAGCTCGGTCATGCGACCGCAGGCGGCGACGACCTCGCCGATGTACTTGGCGAAGACGTCACGACGCTGTCCCTCGCGGGCGACGCGTTGCTTGCGACGGATGTACGTGTTGAGCTTTCGGCCGCACTCCTTGATCGCGAGCGTGATTTCCTTGCGGATCTCGTCGTAGTCGGCGATGGCTTCCTTCGACTCGCTCGTGAAGGGCACCCAGACGCTGGCCATGTGGATGAAGACGACCAGCGGGGCGTCCGGCAGCGAGCTCCGCGGCTGGCTCATGCCGTAGTTGCGCCAGTTCGTCTGCACGACGGCCTTGGTGATGCTGCACGCGGCCGGCTGGTAGAGCAGGGGAACTCGGTTGGCGAAGCGGATGACCTTTGAGCCGTCGCCCGCCGGGATGTCGCCGCCGAAGGCCAAGCCGACTTCGATCTGGAACGGGTTGCCGCGGTAGACCTGCGGGTCGCGCGTCTCGGCCGTGTAGAACTCGGCTTTGATCTCCTTGAGCAACCCTTTCAAGATCTGCTGCGGCCCGATCGGCACGAGGCAGTCGGTCGGCGGGTTCTGGATCTTGGTCTCGCTGATCGCGTTGTGGATCGCCTCGATCTGGCCGTGGTTGAGGGATGAGCAGTAGCTCTGCAGCGTGATCGTGCCGACCTTCGCCTTGCCGGCGATGTCGGTGATTTCCTTGGCGACCTTGGGGCTGACGCGGCTGAAGCTCTGCTGCAGGAACTCGCCGAGTTTGCTGTGCTTGGTCTCCTTAAGCATCCGCATCAGGACGCCCAGCTCCACGCCGTACGGGTGCGGCTTGATCTCGTCGGGCGTCTCGGGGACGTCGTCGACCTCACGCGGGAAGACGCGGTGCTCCAGGTCCGGGGCGGTGTAGACGATCCGCGCGTGCGGGTTGGCTATGGCGGTCTGCTCGAGATACTCGTCAACACTCGCCCGGCCGCGCTGAAACTTGCCTTCGAGCGTGATCGCAACCTCGGTGCCCTGACGAATCTTGTCTCCGTCGCGGTCGGTCCACTCGTCGAGGACATCGTCGACGGTGATTTCCGGGCGGTTCTTGAGCGTGTCGATGGCGAGTTCGAAGCGGTGGCACTTCGCCCGTGGGCCGGTTTTGGAGATGATCTGCACCGGCTGCCCGGTGGTGAGCAGGCCGTACATGCCGGCGGCGCTGATGCCGATGCCTTGTTGGCCCCGGCTCATGCGAAGGCGGTGGAACTTGCTGCCGTAGAGAAGTCGGCCGAAGACGTTGGGAATCTGGGCCTTAACGATGCCGGGGCCGTTGTCGCGGACGGTGACTTTGAACTTGGTGGCATTCGTCAACGACGGGACCTCTTCGACGCCGGAGTCAGAATCCGAGACTGGCGTCTCGGCGTCTTTGGGCTTCTTGGCTCGTTTGGTGCCGCCGTTGAGGGCTTCGATGGTGACGTGGATATCGGGCAGGATGCCGGCTTCCTCGCACGCGTCGAGCGAGTTGTCGACGGCCTCCTTGATCGTCGTCAGGAGGGCCTTGCGGGGGTTGTCGAAGCCGAGGAGGTGGCGGTTCTTGGCGAAGAACTCGCTGACCGCGATCTCCTTCTGCTTGGCCGCCATGGTCTCGGCGGTGGCGGCGGGCTTTTTCTTGGCGGACGTCGACGGAGCGGAAGACTTGGGCATGGCGGTGCGATGGCACGAGGCGGGTCGTCACAGGAAGCATCGGCCCGGCACGGCCTTCACGTCCAATAACGTCGCCCGCCACCAACAGGTTCGGCGACAGCAAGCACGATGTTAGCTATCCGTACGGTTTCGGCAAAGCCTGAATGAAACCTGTGGACAAGTCGGCGATCGGACTCGGCAGGCATGGGGTGCGCTACTTTAATGCACCCCTTCACGTGACGCTGCACGCATGAACATGGCGCAAGCCTCTCCTGCCAGTACCGCCTCTGAACGGTTGCTCAAGCGACGCACCTTTCGGTTGTTTGTCGGGCGATCAGCTAGTCTCTCGCCCAAAACCTCGACCCGCAGAATGGAAGCCGAACGATGAGAAAGCACACCAGAACATTCGCTGTGGCCTGCATCGCAGCCGTCGCGTTGAGTTCGAACGCACGCGGGGAAGAAGCGGTTTGGCGACTCACCGGGACAGGGCCTTCCGTTCGCTACGATGCGTCTCAAGTTGAGGGGGATGAGGCTCCAAACGCTTCTGATCGGTTTACCGGCGTTGAGTTTACGGGGCTTTATGCCAACTACACCCGGGCCGACACGTGGTATCCCACCTGGGCCTCGGACGGGCACCTCTACTCGCCGTGGACCGATGGCACGATCGGCGAATCGATGCAATTCGTTTGGTCCGGAGCGGGCAAAAACGCCAGAACGGGTCACGCCAAAATTTCGGGTGATGACCCCATGCAGTTGACGGTGTCCAACTGGGGAACCGTGACCGCTTCGGCAGCACCGTATCAAGGGCGATACCCATGCGGCAGCCTCATGCACGACGGCATCTGGTACTACGGAACGTATGCGTTGGACCAACCCAACAAAGACGTGCGAGATCGGTTCGGCTGGTACACACTCGGCCCGTTTGTTGGCTTCCGCTGGTCGAATGACTACGGCGCGACGTGGAACGAGACGCCTCACACGCCCAGCAGTCCACTGTTTGACGAACCCGGCCGGGACGAGCTGGATCTCGACGAAGGCAAGCGGGGCCCATTCATCAAGATGGGGGCTCCGCACTTCGTCGACTTTGGTAAGAACATGGAGCACTCGCCGGACGGCAAGGCGTATTTGGTCGGCCACGGTGCCAAAGACGATGACGCGCAGCCA comes from the Planctomycetota bacterium genome and includes:
- a CDS encoding DNA topoisomerase VI subunit B; amino-acid sequence: MPKSSAPSTSAKKKPAATAETMAAKQKEIAVSEFFAKNRHLLGFDNPRKALLTTIKEAVDNSLDACEEAGILPDIHVTIEALNGGTKRAKKPKDAETPVSDSDSGVEEVPSLTNATKFKVTVRDNGPGIVKAQIPNVFGRLLYGSKFHRLRMSRGQQGIGISAAGMYGLLTTGQPVQIISKTGPRAKCHRFELAIDTLKNRPEITVDDVLDEWTDRDGDKIRQGTEVAITLEGKFQRGRASVDEYLEQTAIANPHARIVYTAPDLEHRVFPREVDDVPETPDEIKPHPYGVELGVLMRMLKETKHSKLGEFLQQSFSRVSPKVAKEITDIAGKAKVGTITLQSYCSSLNHGQIEAIHNAISETKIQNPPTDCLVPIGPQQILKGLLKEIKAEFYTAETRDPQVYRGNPFQIEVGLAFGGDIPAGDGSKVIRFANRVPLLYQPAACSITKAVVQTNWRNYGMSQPRSSLPDAPLVVFIHMASVWVPFTSESKEAIADYDEIRKEITLAIKECGRKLNTYIRRKQRVAREGQRRDVFAKYIGEVVAACGRMTELDPEKLFEDLKNVARSRTETADRQLDDEGNFIKPAKKAGKLDGDANVVVIERDDDEDEDADASAAEGESPAITTDQPEHAAA